The Desulfurellaceae bacterium genome has a segment encoding these proteins:
- a CDS encoding c-type cytochrome: VFALAGGCGCHTAEGGPVNAGGRPLSTPYGTFYGTNITPDPDHGIGAWTDQQIIDSIRLGVRPDGSVMSPVMPYPALSGMSDADVGALVAYLRSLTPVAQANTPHRLSIPFASLAMRVWRWLFFEPVQAAAQAPQSGIERGAYISQHLAHCQECHTPRRWTGTLDHSRHMAGNPDGIDGELAPNITPDVKTGIGEWSEDDMVTLLRSGFLPDFDNVQGLMALVIEGVPEGGYKDLTDADARAVARYFQSIPAIEQAVEP, translated from the coding sequence GTCTTTGCCCTGGCCGGCGGGTGTGGCTGTCACACGGCCGAGGGCGGGCCGGTCAACGCCGGCGGCCGCCCGCTCAGCACGCCCTACGGAACCTTTTACGGAACGAATATCACGCCCGATCCCGACCACGGCATCGGTGCCTGGACCGATCAACAGATCATCGACTCCATTCGACTCGGCGTCCGTCCCGACGGCTCAGTCATGAGTCCGGTCATGCCGTATCCGGCCCTGAGCGGCATGAGTGACGCCGATGTCGGCGCCCTGGTCGCCTATCTGCGCAGCCTGACGCCGGTCGCCCAGGCCAATACGCCCCACCGGCTGTCGATCCCGTTTGCCAGCCTGGCCATGCGGGTGTGGCGCTGGCTCTTTTTTGAGCCGGTCCAGGCTGCGGCTCAGGCACCCCAGAGCGGAATCGAGCGCGGGGCGTATATCAGCCAGCATTTGGCCCACTGTCAGGAGTGCCACACCCCGCGGCGCTGGACCGGCACGCTTGACCACTCCCGCCACATGGCCGGTAATCCGGACGGGATTGACGGCGAGCTGGCGCCCAACATCACCCCGGATGTCAAGACCGGAATTGGGGAGTGGAGCGAGGACGACATGGTGACCCTGCTGCGGAGCGGATTTCTGCCCGACTTCGACAATGTCCAGGGCTTGATGGCGCTGGTGATTGAAGGCGTGCCCGAAGGCGGCTACAAAGACCTGACCGATGCGGATGCCCGGGCCGTGGCCCGCTATTTCCAAAGCATTCCGGCCATCGAACAGGCCGTCGAACCTTAG
- a CDS encoding nuclear transport factor 2 family protein, translating to MRSGENKHIIQDAFTAWAKGDGMAFFNLLADTATWTVMGSCPISGTYIGRQRLVEDALTPQREKLAGPPIPTVTNLIAEGDTVVIQWVGKGTTKTGQAYNNSYCYVVQMDKGKIIRGTAYLDT from the coding sequence ATGCGCAGCGGGGAGAACAAACACATCATCCAGGACGCCTTTACGGCCTGGGCCAAGGGCGACGGCATGGCGTTCTTCAATCTCTTAGCCGACACTGCCACCTGGACGGTGATGGGCAGCTGTCCCATTTCGGGGACCTACATCGGCCGCCAACGCTTAGTCGAGGATGCGCTCACACCCCAACGCGAGAAACTTGCCGGCCCTCCTATACCAACCGTGACAAACCTCATCGCCGAGGGGGATACGGTCGTGATTCAGTGGGTCGGCAAAGGAACCACCAAAACCGGTCAGGCGTATAACAACAGCTACTGCTATGTCGTCCAGATGGACAAGGGGAAAATTATCCGAGGGACAGCCTACCTCGATACCGA
- a CDS encoding cytochrome c, which produces SALAVALVAQHIGAHGEHVHSLKNPDDPIGARMYLMENVGANAKQLKAKLDAGQVADAALYAGAIALHASQMSSLFPPDSISDASRAKPEIWQQWDGFVQAAHGLRDAAEDLGYAASQDRGDEAKAKLKAVFGSCKSCHDTFRKPKES; this is translated from the coding sequence AGCGCGCTGGCCGTGGCGCTTGTCGCCCAACACATTGGCGCCCACGGCGAACATGTCCACAGTCTCAAAAACCCGGACGATCCCATCGGGGCGCGCATGTACCTGATGGAAAACGTAGGGGCCAACGCCAAACAGCTCAAGGCCAAGCTGGATGCCGGACAGGTCGCTGACGCAGCGCTCTACGCCGGGGCGATCGCCCTGCACGCCAGCCAGATGTCCAGCCTGTTTCCACCCGACAGTATCTCGGACGCCTCGCGGGCCAAGCCCGAGATCTGGCAGCAGTGGGACGGTTTTGTGCAGGCCGCGCATGGCTTGCGCGATGCCGCCGAAGATCTGGGCTACGCCGCCAGTCAGGACAGAGGCGACGAGGCCAAAGCCAAGCTCAAGGCGGTCTTTGGCAGCTGCAAGAGCTGTCACGACACGTTTCGCAAGCCCAAGGAGTCCTGA